The nucleotide window CCAAGGACTGGGCCATTGTCGATGTGCCGCCGGGAACGGAGCGTGTTCGCATGGATGGTGTAGGCGGCGGCTCCGCCGAGGTCACCTGGCAGCGTTACAACGGTGTGAGGCGAGCCAAGTTCATTCCCGAGCGGGATAGCGGTCCGGTTtcggccccggcgccggcccccGAGCCGTCGCCACGAGACTCGCGGGACCGTCTTAGCCTTCAGGTGTACGACCGCGAGACGGAAATCGAGATTGAGAAAACCAAGGAGCGCACCCCGGGGCGCCGCCAGCCCACGAAGCGCAACGAGATGTGGACTGAAATCACAAAGGACCTTGTCATCCGCGATGCCATTGTCGAGCTTGGCTACGACTTTGAGGAGACTGAATACTTCTTCTACATTATGCAATACCTGAAATATGTAAGATCTGACCGAACCGTCATGAGATAACGGCACCTTGCTAACGCAGTTCAGGATGACGTGCTTGAGCTCGTCCAGGTATCAGACGACATCCGTCGCTTCCGCAAAGAACGCGTCCGCGAGTACGAGAGGGATTGGGTGCACGACGACTGGGACCGCCGGtctcatcaccatcaccaccgccgagggccgAGCAAGTACGATGATGAACGAATCTACGAGCGCGAGGTCGTGTACGACAGCCAACGGCCCCGTCGTTGGTAAGCAATGTATTCACAGCGAGTTTAAGACGTATTGAGCTGCGCTCCCAGCCGCTGTTCGGCATCGTGAGTTTGGGTCAAGACAGACGCTTTTGACATTAGTTTCGGACTACAGAACATACTACTTCGGACGGAATGTGCTGGCATCTAGAGGGCCGGATCTGCTGGGTGGGCAAATGTGCGTGTCTTCTCTTCTGATTGCAGCCCAATCGTGAGGGGTTTCTGCCTGGCACAAAGTGTAACGACTTATGAATACAACATAGCGGCGGACGCAACTAGGGCGGAGTTTAGATTGTATTAGGAGCAATAACGACTTATGACTCGGTCCGGGAGCGCCTATCCGCAAGAGCTTATTGCTTATGTGAGAAGTTTTGGCCTCGTCTAGCAATTAATTTCTTGTGTCTTTCTTTGTCattctctttctcccctGTGCCATGGTGGTTCTTTCTGTCTACGCTCGCCATGGCTTCAGGACATGGTCTAGATGCCCGTCCCGTTAGTTAGGTGGGGGTTCCATTGCGTCCGCGATGTACATGTCGTGGACGGCCATGCTTCGggagcttcttctcggcagAGCGTGTGGTACTCGAATACACACCAAGACTGCTTCTGGGGCACCGAGTTTATCTGTCCTAGGTTTGGGGACGAAACAGTACGGAAGAAAAGTAGGGGGATGTAGGCAGGTGACGAGGGCGTCATTTCCCCCTTCCGTGTCATGACGTCGGCGCCCGCGGCGACACCCATCAGATCACGACGTGTAGCCCCAAGTCAGGGACGGCGGCCTCATGGCCTCCCCGGCGGTCTTGTCGTAGAAGTAACAAGGAGGGTCTCCGGCCCGGATGAGGTGGAAGCAAGGAGGGCCGAGCAGCAGTCGGGGGTCCGGAGGGAACCGCTGTGGAGAACCGGCCCCCGTGCGGAGACCGATCAAGCTTCCCGTACGGCCTCGGGTGTGCGGGGGAAAGGGCCGTCTAAGAGATGCCGGCATACCGCGTGCTCTTGATGCCGAGCGATGATGCTAGCTGGTTCTGGGATGGTTCCCAGTGTAGTATTTGACCGTGGCCTCTCGGACGCCACCGAACTAGATCTTggcctcatcatcaacctGCTCGGTCTCACGGTTTGCCGAtgtcgccgacctcgacggaATCACTGGGAGGAGGGAACTCGCAGACTAGCAAGAGGCGATTGGAGCGGGGACGGTGGCGTCCATTCTTCACCACCCCGCGGCTCTTCCAAAACTCAAGCCGCCTAAACGATCGGTCCTGTGAAGACAAAACATAACTTTTCCAGTTGCTCATATAGACTTCCCGTCCGGCAAAGAAAGTGGCGGTTAGAGCAAACGACTATAATACAGGTCCCCCCTTCCTCTGCTTCGGAAACTGGGGTCGTGTTGCGAGAACAGAATCGGCTGGGTATGAACTCGAAAGATCAACGTTGAAACGACAAGGTATATAGTACACAGACATTGACCGGCATATGAGTTCCGGTATGACAGTCCCGGTAGGCCTTCACTCTCAGCCGCCGGAAGACGACAATGATGCTTCAGTCCATGGTGACGGTCGAGCATGGTCCCTGATGGGAACATTTACCTGTGGGGGAGGAAATTTGGCTCCATCTCACGGTAGACTCGGCTACATGGGCCAGACTTACTTGCGGGAACGGCTGGCACGAGCGGActtgggcttctcctcggcaGCGGGAGTAGCAGCAGCCTTCTTGCGGCCCTTGGacgccgccttggccttcttcggcgcaggctccgcctcctcgtcatcctcagACGCGGTGACGATATCGGCCTCGGAAACTCCCTCGTCGTCAACCACGGctttggccttcttcgcggcgGGGTTCTTTGCCGCGGTCTTcttgggggcggcggccttcttgacggcACCGCGCTTGGGCTTGGGAGCATCCTCCTCGgagtcctcgtcctcggccttgacagcagcagcagcggcctTGCCACGCCTGGCCTTGGGCTTCGgcttctcgtcctcatcctcgggATCGggcttggcgatggccttcttggcaCGCTTTGCCTTGggcttctcctcttcctcgtcttccgcggcagcggcagcggcggacTTGCGACCgcgcttcttgcccttggcaGGGGCCTCCTCCTGTGGCCAAACGTTAGCATCTCTGAAAGCTGTTCAAGTTCAGTGGATAAGAACgtacctcggcctcgtcggcgtcctcgccatcatccCAGTCCTTGGGCTTCTTGCCGCGGATGCCGCGCTGGCCGGTCTTGTTCATCCAAGGGTCGCCGTTGAAGTCATCAGGGTCAATGTGGCCCTGCTCAACGGCCTTGCGGATCTTGGCCTGGAGATCCGGGTGGTCACTAGAAATGAGTGTCAGTTGCGGCACCCCTTCATAAGGCTTGAacgggggaaggggggccAAGGAAGTCTTACTTCATCTCCTCGTAGCCGTCAAAGGCGTCAAAGTCGAATGTACCGTCGCCCTTCTCACAGAGCGTCCTGACCTGCGCCATCTGCTCGCCGGAGACGCAACCCCTAAGTCATGAAAAGTCAGCATGCGCGAACCAGAGCGAAGAGGGCCGTGGCGCCCAAAAACGCGTATGTGCAAAACGAGAGGCAGGCCTGGTAGAATGAGGGGAGGACTTGGGAAAAGAAAGACATTTGGAATCGGTGGCACATACCAATGCTTCCACTTGAAGGCCTCATGATCCATGATCTTGGTCCAGGTGCCGAAGCGGAGGGAACCCTTCACGcacttggcggcggccttcttgcaCACGCCATCGGTGCAGCCGGCGCGGTTGTTCGGCGAGACCTCTGTTCCGGGGTGATGCTGTTAGCATACGGATGCGCAAAATGAGTGAGAGAATGAGATCATGGCGTGTATGAATGAGTATGAGTATGAGTATGAGTGAGGGGAGCGCATTGCGAAGCTTGAGATGGATGGGGGGGCCAAGTCCTCCTTATGACGTAAGGGTTGTGTGCTAGCTTTCCGACGCGTTGCTGAGCTGAGTCGACGCGACCGCAGAAGGGGGAGGCGCATGAGAACGCTCCCTTGACGATAAAATGAGCAATCAAATACTCACCGACGCGGTATTCGGGCATTTTGACGAATTATGTATGACCGACGGATGCGGGGATATCGTAGAGTGCTTTCTGAGGACctaaagaaaagaaagaaagatTTTGAAAAGGGTGGGTGTttggggagagagagaaggaggaagagagaggaaacAGAAGGGAGGAGACGTGAGAGGCGAGAGAGGAAAGAGCGATAAAGTGAGGAGGAAATTTGGTGTCTGACTGATGGTCGGTCGTTGGTTTAAAGTAAGAGTGCAACCGCCCTGTAACGCCCTATAGCGAACTGTTTCCTGCCTGCACGGCCCAGCTTCGAGTGCCCCAAGCTCCCCGGAGCTCTTTAGCTCCAGCGGCCtgcccccttttttttcttgagCCCCCTGTGCTGTAGCCTAGTCGTCACCAGGCACCAGTCTGGCACAGCACAGAAGGGGTGTGGGCTTCCCCAACCGTGGCAGCCGATAACAGGATGGAATGTCATCGTCTGTCCACTTAACATCATCACATCAGACCGTTTCTGCCAGTTACCTGGGCGACGATATCTTTAAGATACGTTTCCTGAAGCAATGCTTCCAGAGTCCATGGGTACAGAAAGAAGAGTGGATGCACACTCAACATGTCATACAGTAAAATAAACACGCCAACACTAAGTCGTAAAGTCTGTTctgttcccccccccccccttcattggtggtcatcatcatctcaCGACGCCATTCCATGACAAAATCAATTCATATTCCGTTCCAACCCACATCCACCAACCAAAGACCCCCCCTCTTACAAGAACGGACACCACCCAATGTACATGGCCGCGAGGTTCCTCGGGTCCACGGCCTGCTTGATCAGCTCCTCCACCTGCCCCTCTACACCGAGCGGGATCGTGTCGTGCCCCATCAACCCCTTGACCTTGCGCTTGATGCTGTCCACCACGAGCTGCGGCTGCATCCGCGGCGCCCCGTCCTGCCGCCGgcttgtcttcttctccttttgtAAGTCCAGCGTCGGGTCGTAGATGAAAGCCTCGAGGATCGTCATCAGCGTCTCCTCCTGTTGCCGGAGGATCCCCAGCGTCAGCTCGCTGCAGTGCCGGAACGGCCCTTCGTACCCGTAGAtccccatcgccgccaccatATTGTGCGTCAGCCGGAACGGCACCTTCTCCGGTTGCGCAAACGTCAGGCCCTTGTCAAAGAGGCAGTTGAAGTCTACGTGGAAgatgccgccgttgtcgcGCTCTAAGAGCACGTTCTCCCCGTGCCGGTCGCCCAGCCCCAGGATCGTGCCCACCATCGACATGACCGCGCAGGACCGCGTGTACTTGAGCCGGGCCGAGAACCACGTCGAAGGGTGCGGAAACCGCTGCACGAACCAGTGCTGTAGCACCGGCGGGAACGTCCCCAGCACCCCCTCGGTGAACATCTTGATGTTGTTCGGCCCCGTCACAGCCTCCGTCATCATCCGCTTGATCTGGTTGTAATCCGGGTGCACCGAGCGCGTCTTATACTGGTCCAGAAGGATCTCGCGCAGCGTCTTGAGCCCGTCCACCCACTCGATGATGCCGCACTCTTCGTTCAGCGGCACCACCGCGTATGTCCTGATGTACAGCTGACGCCTGCTGGCCTCGGGGTCCCGCTTCAACGACCTGTTGATCATGCTGTTAAACTCCATCAGCCGCTGGTCGGTGCGCAGGTCGTCCTTCGGCTTGATCATGAGCATGTAGTTCTTGCCGTCCGTTCCGCGCGCCGTCAGTCGTCGCGGCTTGGCCAGCGACCCGAGCACCAGTACTTCGTCCAGGAACGAGTCGATCGTGATGACGTCGCGTGCGAATGCCTTGTGCTTCTTGACATTGTCCGTCAACGTCGGCAACGCGGCCGTCAGGCACGACTCGATCGGCACCACCAGCGGGCATGGCGTGCATTTGTGGTTGAAGTTCAGGTCCCGCGTGATGctcgccaccgtcgtcctGTTGCTCTGGAAATCCCCGTTGTTGCACGCCAGCAACAACTGCTCAGCAAGCTTCTCGCCCATCCTCAGGAGCGTTCTGAGATCGAAGCTACCCCCGTCTACCTTCCGGGTCGCTCCCCTGAGCGTCTGCAGGATCTGCTGGCCCCGCGCCTTGCGCTCTGACGCTTGCCTCGTTGTCATGATGCCAAACAGACTCCAGAGAGCCTGCCGAGGGTGGGACTCCACAaccttgacgacgatgtgCACCAGCCTCTCGTACACGCTGGCGTTGTGGTGCGCTATTCTCGCCACGATCTGCGGGAGCGCCGTGTAAAAGATGTACGCCGGAAGCCGGATGATGTACTTGTCAAGGAACTGGTGGAGGAGGTTCAGCTGCTCCGTTCGCCTCCTATGGAGTTCGCGGGACAGCGAAATCTTGCCTTCGGGGGCCTTGTCGACCTGGGCTCCAAACTCGAGCCACAGCGTGAGGATTCTCGGCAACGTCTGGTAGAGGTATTTGGTGCCGTAGTTCAGCGACCGGAGGTAGTTTTCAATGATGAGCCTGGTGTACTCGCCCTGGATGCAGGGGTCGCTTTGCTCGTCCGGCTTCAGCGTCTTTTCCGACTCCAGCACCTTTTTGTAGTACCGCCCCAGATAGTAGTGTCCCTTTtcccagctcgccgccgtcttcggcggtTGCTGGTACTTTTCGCGCAGAGTGGCGTGGTTCGTCTGTCCGGCGGCATCCAGCCACTTGGCCAGCATCAACTGCGCCCTGGCCGTCAGCTGTCTCTGTTGGGCATCCATCCCGCGGATGGAGGAGGAACTGTTGGTCTGCGTCATGAAGTTGTTGGACTCGATAGCACCCTGCAGAACCTGGATGGCCTTGCGGGTATGGCCGTCTTTCCATAACAGCCGGGCATTCTCGATAACGGCGGCACCATCGCCCAGTTGGGAGGCATGGAGCACCGCGTTGAATGACTGGTGGGTAGAGTTGGCCTTCCTGGCCAGGCGAGCGCTCGAAAGCCATAGGGACGAGATGTCCAGGTCAGAGAACTTGGGACTATGATTCGTTAGCTCGATATCTGCCCGCTGGCGGGGACAGGACATACCGTGAAAGCTCCATGGCTGCTCTGCGAATGCCCAGCAAATACTGCTTGTCGCTGACATACGCACCGAGAACCTCGAGGCGGCGATTCAGCATTGTCAGCACTTCTTGGTGTGCTTCTCCTTCCGAGGGTGGAGCCCCGGCAATGATTTCCAGGTCGGTGAGCACATGGCATCTGAGTCTCAAGTCATGACAGGCCTGCAATGACGAGGTAGCTGAGTGAGTCATGGCGGAGGCAATCTTCGCTCTCATGCTTTGCAGCAATTGGGGAAACGTGTCGCTGGAGGCGCCCCTTTGCTGCAACGTGTTGAACAGCTTCGCGACGCTGACGTTGAAGTCTTCCAGAGGGCTGCCGTGGAACCGACTGGTGTACTTGGACAACGAGTCCCATCTCCGCGTGGCCCAAGCTGCCTCGACGGCGTAGGGAACAATCTTGTTCTCTGTTGAAGGATCCGTCTTCATACCTTCGACGTAGTTGAGCAGCACGTCTAAACTCGTCAgcttccttttcttcctcttcttcttcttcttcttctccctcccccaaacCGCCTCCGCATGGCAACTCACCGTGTTGACCAGACTGTTTTAAGCAGTTGAGCAGGTCCACTTGCACATCAATGTTGTCGGGCTCTTCTGCCAGCTTGATTTCGTACCACGTCTGGGCGGCTGTGTACCTGCCCGCTTTCTTGTGGCTGAGGATTTGCTGGTTGATGTCCAGGACGTGGAGGTGGGCCGAGATGCCCTCCAGCCCGTCGGGTTCGTCAATCTGCGTGTAAATGTCCTGCAGTTGCTCGAGAAGAAACGTCTTCTGCCTCGGATCGCTCTTCTCAACCTCCAGCTGTTGGGCATGCTGTTCAAGGTGAAAGAGCGCGCGGGGATATTCTTTGCAATCCATCGCACGTTGGGATATGAGCACTGGCGGGATCGTGCTTAGCAGATCCTCGACACGCGCAATGGCCGGGGCGTCATTGTCGTTCTTGCGTTTGGCAATCTTTTCTTGGAGCCACCTGCTGGCATAGTCGAGAACTCGGAAGACAGCCTGATCTGATTAGCCCCATCAAAATGTCACCGGAGGAAGAAACGCGGCTTACTTCGCAATACAGCTTCATGTCCTCTCGTTCGCTATACGGCGCATCTTCTGCGGGTTGGTGCTGGAGAATCCCAACCAGCTCACCTATGACATTGTCACGCTCCTTGCGGGAGCTCCGGTGGCCTATGATGACATGCAGAACGAGGTACGGCATCAGGAATTCCGCCACTGCGAGATCCTTGACTCGGATGGTGCGGCACAGCGGCTCGAAGATGAGGTCCGCATACGCGTTCTGTCCCTTGCGCAGGAGATCCATGTTGAAGGAGCGCATCCAGTTGCCATAGGGCTTGCCTGGCCGGAAGATCGGATACTCGATTGTCGCCATGGTCATGGTCATCAAGATGTACTTGGAAGTGAGAAACGGTGTTAGGATCATGCGGACGCTCTCCGGCAACGCCAACCACTTTCTGTagatgctgccgccgtcccTCTGGCCGGTGTTCTTCATTGCGCACGCCGCTTTGATATCCACTCTGCTGAGCAGTTCTTGCATGGCGAACGCTAGGAAACCCTGGAGCTTGGTGTCTGTCGTGGACAGAAACGCCTTGACCAGGATATTTTCCAGCGTGAATAGCACGAAATCGGTCGTTTCTTCCGAGTTTTCAAAGTTGCTCAGAATCACCATCGACTTTTGCTCCCGCGGCGCTTCAACCCTGTTAGAGTCCAGGCAGCCCACCAGGCCGATGCATTGCGTGCAGAGACTGGCGATTTCAAGCTGCGAGGAACTATATTTCGAAGCGCAATCGAGCAAAGCCCGAAGCACGGTAGAGACAACTGGATCTGGTTGCTGGCTGATTGTCGAAGTCTGGAGGAAGCCTCCGCTTTGCTTGAGGTAGGTCTCTAGTTCGGCCAGAGCCTGCAAAACCACACCAGAGTTCTCGTGGGATATGCGCTCCGCGAAGAGGGCAAACGCTTTGCTGCTGTCGAGCGGAGGTCGAATCGCGCTGAGCTGTGCTTCGATATCCGCCAGCTCCGGCACATGAGCCAAGGAAGGTAGTTTGCTGATGTTTTCATGGAGAACCGTGTCGAAGTCCGTCATGAGTGTTGTGATCAGGTTTTTGGCCATGCGTCGAGAGCTATCATTGAACAATGGCCAGTAGTGACCGATGACAAAGAAAGTCGTTTCGAGCAGCACCTCGACGTCTTCTGAATCGAGATATGTGAGAAGAGCCGCCCAGCAAGAGAACGCAACTTCTCTCAGATCGTCTTGGTCCAAGGCTGACAGTAAGCACGCAGATATCTGTACAAGTCAGTTTTCCAAAACAGGCTCGGGTACTCCTCGTGTTTCTCGTCTCTCACCTGAGGTCGCGCAATGCGCACGTAGGTTTTGCAAAGCCTGATCATCTCCTCCATGGCTCGCACGCATCGCCTCTGTTCCTCGACCGGGGGCGACACAAGGGGCATATCGTTGATGACGTCCGCAAGTCGGGCCATGAGGCCCAGAATGTAAGACTCAAGAAACCTTCCGATAGTGTTTCCtttcttcggcctcgactcCTTGTTTGCAACCATCATCATG belongs to Colletotrichum higginsianum IMI 349063 chromosome 5, whole genome shotgun sequence and includes:
- a CDS encoding Protein kinase rad3-like protein, with amino-acid sequence MPEYRVEVSPNNRAGCTDGVCKKAAAKCVKGSLRFGTWTKIMDHEAFKWKHWGCVSGEQMAQVRTLCEKGDGTFDFDAFDGYEEMNDHPDLQAKIRKAVEQGHIDPDDFNGDPWMNKTGQRGIRGKKPKDWDDGEDADEAEEEAPAKGKKRGRKSAAAAAAEDEEEEKPKAKRAKKAIAKPDPEDEDEKPKPKARRGKAAAAAVKAEDEDSEEDAPKPKRGAVKKAAAPKKTAAKNPAAKKAKAVVDDEGVSEADIVTASEDDEEAEPAPKKAKAASKGRKKAAATPAAEEKPKSARASRSRK
- a CDS encoding Phosphatidylinositol 3 codes for the protein MAATKKRLNSKKNKMPRCVVCDRRPRDNKRRTVVTTQAKSDAQSVFTKLIHLDSFKESRRPRVVAMIAMRRIINHADITQLIDLETSALGQWCLQSLHSSVRELRIASGRALPLFLADASSDTLDPAVVKRNRKNALSLLKAASEKDAVIFHESGILAWSQLGRVVTGDELNLVLHKLLEYLGSNNSLIAACAFNEILGLATALKTTPRRLFEPFWRNLAYFAVKDMVSRPQMTRAIADLLQISVTDFLLLIQTHAMPWLVLMKKKDVIQKIAEARGEKDVWVPILDTVNAGPILALLLVQDVHNIEQFVMSRLIEVASHLESFSLVELMQAEVVTIVLELLKAVGEADETRKPRIIEALTSFCSMMMVANKESRPKKGNTIGRFLESYILGLMARLADVINDMPLVSPPVEEQRRCVRAMEEMIRLCKTYVRIARPQISACLLSALDQDDLREVAFSCWAALLTYLDSEDVEVLLETTFFVIGHYWPLFNDSSRRMAKNLITTLMTDFDTVLHENISKLPSLAHVPELADIEAQLSAIRPPLDSSKAFALFAERISHENSGVVLQALAELETYLKQSGGFLQTSTISQQPDPVVSTVLRALLDCASKYSSSQLEIASLCTQCIGLVGCLDSNRVEAPREQKSMVILSNFENSEETTDFVLFTLENILVKAFLSTTDTKLQGFLAFAMQELLSRVDIKAACAMKNTGQRDGGSIYRKWLALPESVRMILTPFLTSKYILMTMTMATIEYPIFRPGKPYGNWMRSFNMDLLRKGQNAYADLIFEPLCRTIRVKDLAVAEFLMPYLVLHVIIGHRSSRKERDNVIGELVGILQHQPAEDAPYSEREDMKLYCEAVFRVLDYASRWLQEKIAKRKNDNDAPAIARVEDLLSTIPPVLISQRAMDCKEYPRALFHLEQHAQQLEVEKSDPRQKTFLLEQLQDIYTQIDEPDGLEGISAHLHVLDINQQILSHKKAGRYTAAQTWYEIKLAEEPDNIDVQVDLLNCLKQSGQHDVLLNYVEGMKTDPSTENKIVPYAVEAAWATRRWDSLSKYTSRFHGSPLEDFNVSVAKLFNTLQQRGASSDTFPQLLQSMRAKIASAMTHSATSSLQACHDLRLRCHVLTDLEIIAGAPPSEGEAHQEVLTMLNRRLEVLGAYVSDKQYLLGIRRAAMELSRPKFSDLDISSLWLSSARLARKANSTHQSFNAVLHASQLGDGAAVIENARLLWKDGHTRKAIQVLQGAIESNNFMTQTNSSSSIRGMDAQQRQLTARAQLMLAKWLDAAGQTNHATLREKYQQPPKTAASWEKGHYYLGRYYKKVLESEKTLKPDEQSDPCIQGEYTRLIIENYLRSLNYGTKYLYQTLPRILTLWLEFGAQVDKAPEGKISLSRELHRRRTEQLNLLHQFLDKYIIRLPAYIFYTALPQIVARIAHHNASVYERLVHIVVKVVESHPRQALWSLFGIMTTRQASERKARGQQILQTLRGATRKVDGGSFDLRTLLRMGEKLAEQLLLACNNGDFQSNRTTVASITRDLNFNHKCTPCPLVVPIESCLTAALPTLTDNVKKHKAFARDVITIDSFLDEVLVLGSLAKPRRLTARGTDGKNYMLMIKPKDDLRTDQRLMEFNSMINRSLKRDPEASRRQLYIRTYAVVPLNEECGIIEWVDGLKTLREILLDQYKTRSVHPDYNQIKRMMTEAVTGPNNIKMFTEGVLGTFPPVLQHWFVQRFPHPSTWFSARLKYTRSCAVMSMVGTILGLGDRHGENVLLERDNGGIFHVDFNCLFDKGLTFAQPEKVPFRLTHNMVAAMGIYGYEGPFRHCSELTLGILRQQEETLMTILEAFIYDPTLDLQKEKKTSRRQDGAPRMQPQLVVDSIKRKVKGLMGHDTIPLGVEGQVEELIKQAVDPRNLAAMYIGWCPFL